In the genome of Hymenobacter taeanensis, one region contains:
- a CDS encoding AtpZ/AtpI family protein gives MPTPPPNSRKTTEADSSSDRLRSFARYSGIGIQMLATIGLSTWAGYWLDGHFQTKTPWFTVGLMLLGLFAALYNVIRSVTKDQ, from the coding sequence ATGCCAACACCTCCTCCCAATTCCCGCAAAACCACTGAGGCAGATTCCTCTTCTGACCGGCTTCGCAGTTTTGCCCGGTATTCTGGCATTGGTATTCAAATGCTGGCCACTATTGGCCTGAGCACCTGGGCAGGCTACTGGCTTGATGGGCACTTCCAAACCAAGACACCCTGGTTTACGGTAGGCTTGATGCTGTTAGGCCTGTTTGCCGCCTTGTATAATGTGATACGCTCAGTCACGAAAGATCAATAG
- a CDS encoding tetratricopeptide repeat protein, translating into MTNPTTFSLIRLLSAPTAALLLLAGVVSCSSERRSLVGHAYDNVVARDNAYFLAREKMRASEEALYKARVNDYNRVLPLFPTLDEATVGRIAADMEDIIKKSSLPIQHRPGSDWTDDSYILVGKARFYKAEYEDAAKTFKYVNSTSNDPNARHEALIWLMRTFLATKELESASAVSDILDKEQGTPLNARELFLTRAEYYLLTGDQPKAIAQLEQAIPLITPKNEQSRTRYILAQLYQAQGDDKKAYAELNQILKKNPPYELDFFSKLMLGQVSDLNQNDKARLDKYFAKLLKDTKNKEYQDKIYYEMARLNYRQQRYPEALALLEKSARTPTPSRTQKPYTYLLAGRIYYENLQRYRLAAAYYDSTVQALPKEAPEYAAISERAATLKGFAQQISIVEAQDSLQALARLDTATLRTRLVAYAQAEIDTRRKAEEALAARQAREAQRDLQTSTGVSTARDGQPNIDPMAFADMSTGAKWYFDNPTSLSTARGEFIRKWGDRPLQDNWRFVSQASNSPVTQRGGSVPVSIAGLGNTTVNAPGVDPQTTSTEAPDQLTALLAGYRQNIPLTEVQMQASQAQVQEALYQLGGIYNQQLREPVPAVETYEKLLTRFPQGAHTAETLYILYLIHKDQNQTAKAEGYAERLRQNYPNSSYARLVADPEYLRRTSIANAQVAVLVDSAFTFYKKQEFKKASAVLVRAKKQYPENDLNDRVAFLNTLLAIRTQPPATAKAAVEQFAKDYPESSLAPQAATLITVYKDYEAGKITGALASMDKPVVSAFKPGEVENRMRIYYAENESPALPMVPNSAATPSPAVSTPLATPGSTPASSPSRPGATTPGKAAPEVPAASVPPTPEPIMPPVEAPVTPAAPPVDPVKAARMAAAQARARGKKTPAPAKTPYASGSTPPLPAPVATDSGATSPPTTSPVTAPSSATPVPAPAATPVKPATPYKADVAAAHVVALIFPKGAAPLQELPTQLGAYNTRYFKANNLQVAQQPLGDAQEVVLVQSLPGAKVAQSYATKLRGPQSPLSKLRGAGYQTLVISIDNLPLLLQTKDLEEYQRFYQQNYR; encoded by the coding sequence GTGACTAACCCGACGACTTTTTCGCTTATCCGTCTTCTCTCGGCTCCGACTGCGGCCCTACTGCTGCTGGCGGGCGTGGTGAGCTGTTCCTCGGAGCGCCGCTCCTTGGTAGGCCACGCCTATGATAATGTAGTAGCTCGCGACAACGCCTATTTTCTGGCACGCGAAAAAATGCGTGCCTCTGAGGAGGCCTTATATAAGGCTCGGGTTAATGACTATAACCGAGTGCTGCCGCTTTTCCCTACCCTCGATGAGGCTACCGTGGGCCGTATTGCGGCAGATATGGAAGATATCATCAAGAAGTCGTCGTTGCCCATCCAGCACCGGCCGGGCTCCGACTGGACCGATGACAGCTATATATTAGTAGGCAAAGCGCGCTTCTATAAAGCCGAGTATGAAGACGCGGCCAAGACGTTTAAGTACGTAAACAGTACCAGCAACGACCCTAATGCCCGGCATGAGGCCCTGATATGGCTGATGCGCACTTTCCTGGCCACCAAAGAGCTAGAGAGTGCATCGGCCGTATCCGATATTCTGGATAAGGAACAAGGTACTCCTCTCAATGCGCGGGAGCTTTTTCTGACACGAGCCGAGTATTACCTGCTTACAGGAGACCAGCCCAAGGCTATTGCTCAACTGGAGCAAGCCATTCCGCTTATTACCCCCAAGAACGAGCAGTCGCGCACGCGCTATATTCTGGCGCAGCTTTACCAAGCCCAGGGTGACGACAAAAAGGCGTATGCTGAGCTAAACCAGATTCTGAAGAAAAACCCACCGTATGAGCTGGACTTTTTCAGTAAGCTCATGCTAGGCCAGGTATCTGACCTGAACCAGAACGACAAAGCCCGGCTAGATAAGTATTTCGCCAAGCTGCTCAAGGACACCAAGAACAAAGAGTACCAGGACAAGATCTATTACGAGATGGCGCGGCTGAACTACCGGCAGCAGCGCTACCCGGAGGCTCTGGCTCTACTGGAAAAATCGGCCCGCACTCCTACCCCTAGCCGTACGCAGAAGCCCTACACCTATTTGCTGGCGGGCCGCATCTACTACGAGAATCTACAGCGCTACCGCTTGGCAGCTGCGTATTATGACAGCACAGTACAAGCCTTGCCGAAAGAGGCGCCGGAGTACGCGGCCATCTCAGAGCGAGCCGCTACACTCAAGGGCTTTGCGCAGCAAATCAGCATTGTTGAAGCCCAGGATAGCTTACAAGCTTTAGCTCGGCTTGACACGGCCACGCTGCGTACCCGGTTAGTGGCCTACGCCCAGGCGGAGATTGACACGCGCCGCAAGGCCGAGGAAGCGCTGGCGGCACGGCAGGCCCGCGAAGCCCAGCGCGACCTGCAGACATCCACCGGCGTCAGCACTGCCCGCGATGGTCAGCCCAACATTGACCCCATGGCCTTTGCTGACATGAGTACGGGAGCCAAGTGGTACTTCGACAACCCCACGTCTCTGAGTACTGCCCGTGGCGAGTTTATCCGGAAGTGGGGCGACCGTCCGTTGCAGGATAACTGGCGTTTTGTATCGCAAGCCAGCAACTCACCCGTTACGCAGCGAGGAGGCAGCGTACCAGTATCTATTGCTGGGTTAGGCAATACCACTGTTAATGCCCCTGGTGTAGACCCGCAAACTACTTCTACTGAGGCGCCGGACCAGCTAACAGCTTTGTTAGCGGGCTACCGGCAAAACATCCCGCTCACCGAAGTTCAGATGCAGGCTTCTCAGGCGCAAGTGCAGGAGGCGCTTTATCAGTTGGGCGGTATCTATAATCAGCAGTTAAGAGAGCCCGTACCAGCCGTAGAGACATATGAGAAGCTGTTAACCCGTTTCCCGCAAGGGGCTCACACGGCCGAAACGCTGTACATTCTGTACCTGATTCATAAAGATCAGAACCAGACGGCTAAAGCTGAAGGATATGCCGAGCGTCTTCGCCAGAACTACCCTAACTCATCTTACGCCCGCTTGGTGGCAGATCCGGAATATCTGCGCCGCACTTCTATTGCCAATGCGCAGGTGGCCGTTCTAGTAGACTCTGCTTTCACCTTTTATAAGAAGCAAGAGTTTAAGAAGGCTTCAGCGGTACTGGTGCGTGCCAAAAAGCAATACCCTGAGAATGACCTGAACGATCGGGTAGCTTTCCTCAATACCTTGCTCGCCATCCGGACGCAGCCGCCGGCCACCGCCAAGGCCGCCGTGGAGCAATTTGCCAAGGACTATCCGGAAAGCTCCTTGGCGCCCCAAGCTGCTACACTCATCACAGTTTATAAAGATTACGAAGCAGGGAAAATTACAGGGGCGCTGGCCTCAATGGATAAACCTGTGGTTTCAGCTTTCAAGCCTGGCGAAGTAGAAAATCGCATGCGGATTTACTACGCCGAAAACGAGTCGCCGGCGCTGCCCATGGTGCCCAACTCGGCGGCTACTCCTTCTCCCGCGGTATCTACTCCATTAGCCACGCCTGGTAGTACACCAGCTAGCAGCCCTTCACGCCCTGGTGCCACCACACCCGGCAAAGCCGCTCCGGAAGTTCCAGCGGCTTCCGTACCTCCTACTCCGGAACCCATAATGCCGCCCGTAGAAGCTCCCGTTACCCCAGCCGCTCCGCCAGTTGACCCGGTTAAAGCGGCGCGCATGGCGGCAGCCCAAGCTCGGGCACGTGGTAAAAAAACGCCCGCCCCAGCTAAAACCCCGTACGCTTCTGGTTCTACTCCTCCGCTTCCGGCTCCAGTTGCCACTGATTCGGGTGCCACCTCTCCTCCTACCACCTCACCGGTTACTGCGCCCTCCTCTGCTACCCCGGTGCCGGCTCCTGCCGCTACCCCAGTCAAGCCCGCCACGCCTTACAAAGCAGATGTGGCGGCGGCGCACGTAGTTGCGTTAATTTTCCCGAAAGGAGCGGCTCCGCTGCAAGAATTACCTACTCAGCTGGGAGCTTACAATACCCGATACTTCAAGGCCAATAACCTGCAGGTAGCGCAACAGCCCTTGGGCGATGCTCAGGAAGTTGTGCTAGTACAAAGCCTGCCTGGTGCGAAAGTTGCTCAGAGTTATGCTACTAAGCTCAGAGGCCCCCAGTCGCCCTTGAGCAAATTGCGCGGCGCGGGTTACCAAACCCTTGTAATCAGTATTGATAACTTGCCGCTCCTCCTCCAAACCAAGGACCTGGAGGAGTACCAGCGTTTTTACCAACAGAATTACCGTTAG
- the uvrC gene encoding excinuclease ABC subunit UvrC, translating into MAAKDHLQDQIRQLPHRPGVYKYFDVTDTIIYVGKAIDLRKRVSSYFTKQDHNKKTQQLVKNIHRIEFTIVGSESDAFLLENNLIKQHQPKYNILLKDGKTYPYLLLTNERFPRLIPTRNKKPGDGHYYGPYANVTGMNLLLELIRALYPLRTCTYNLSPQNVEAGKFKVCLEYHLGNCKGPCEGLQDEETYNQYIQQIRQILNGDLRLPKQYFKEKMMQAAQEQQYEQAHQFKQKLDKLDEFQAKSTIVNASLSNIDVFSIASNEKSAFINYLKVMNGSIVLTQSVEVQKKLDEPDEEILTSMIMQMREEFESQSKEILTNVAVPTLPLPSVTVAQPQIGDKRKLMELSLKNVLYLRKEKESMNDRSKDLNEVRIMETIKKDLRLTELPKHIECFDNSNFQGDNPVAAMVCFRNARPSKKDYRHYHIKTVIGPNDFDSMYEVVSRRYRRLTDEGASLPQLVIVDGGKGQLSMAVKALKDLNLWGQIAVIGIAKRLEEIYVPNDPLPLYIDKKSESLRLFQRMRDEVHRFGITFHRSRRDAATLKTELTDVKGLGPITADKLLTKFKSVKKIRELTESELVAEVGKAKARILLDYFSQSA; encoded by the coding sequence ATGGCTGCCAAAGACCATCTACAGGATCAAATCCGCCAGCTCCCCCACCGGCCCGGCGTGTACAAATACTTCGATGTCACCGATACCATCATTTACGTAGGTAAAGCCATTGACCTGCGCAAACGGGTGAGTAGCTATTTCACGAAGCAAGATCACAACAAGAAGACCCAACAGCTGGTCAAAAACATTCACCGGATTGAGTTCACCATTGTTGGCTCTGAGTCTGATGCTTTTTTACTGGAGAACAATCTAATCAAGCAGCATCAGCCGAAGTACAACATTCTGCTGAAGGACGGTAAAACCTATCCCTATCTGCTGCTGACAAACGAGCGTTTTCCTCGCCTCATCCCCACCCGAAACAAAAAGCCCGGCGACGGTCACTATTACGGTCCTTACGCCAACGTTACGGGCATGAATCTCCTGCTGGAGCTTATCAGGGCTCTTTATCCGTTGCGCACGTGTACGTATAACCTGTCACCGCAGAATGTGGAGGCGGGTAAGTTTAAGGTATGCCTAGAGTATCATCTGGGCAATTGTAAGGGCCCATGTGAAGGGCTGCAAGACGAGGAAACCTATAACCAGTACATTCAGCAGATTCGGCAGATCCTCAACGGCGACCTGCGCCTGCCCAAGCAATACTTCAAAGAGAAGATGATGCAGGCGGCACAGGAGCAGCAGTATGAGCAGGCTCACCAGTTCAAGCAAAAGCTTGATAAGCTTGACGAGTTTCAGGCCAAAAGCACCATCGTTAATGCCTCGCTCTCTAACATTGATGTGTTCAGTATCGCTTCAAATGAGAAGTCTGCTTTTATCAATTACCTCAAGGTAATGAACGGCAGCATTGTCCTTACCCAATCGGTGGAGGTACAAAAAAAGCTGGACGAACCGGATGAAGAGATTCTGACCTCCATGATCATGCAGATGCGGGAGGAGTTTGAGAGCCAGTCGAAGGAGATTTTGACCAACGTGGCTGTTCCAACGCTGCCATTGCCCTCCGTCACCGTGGCACAGCCTCAAATCGGCGACAAGCGCAAGCTCATGGAGCTTAGCCTTAAAAACGTGCTTTACCTGCGCAAGGAGAAGGAAAGCATGAACGACCGAAGCAAAGACCTGAATGAAGTTCGCATTATGGAAACCATCAAAAAGGATTTGCGTCTTACGGAGCTGCCTAAGCATATAGAGTGCTTTGACAACTCGAACTTCCAGGGCGACAATCCGGTGGCCGCTATGGTGTGTTTCCGCAATGCCAGGCCTAGCAAGAAGGACTACCGCCACTACCATATTAAAACGGTTATTGGCCCCAACGACTTCGACTCTATGTATGAAGTCGTTAGCCGGCGCTATCGGCGCTTAACGGATGAGGGCGCAAGCCTTCCCCAGCTGGTTATTGTAGATGGTGGCAAAGGCCAGTTAAGTATGGCCGTAAAGGCGTTGAAAGACTTAAACCTGTGGGGGCAGATTGCCGTGATTGGGATAGCTAAGCGTCTGGAAGAAATCTACGTGCCCAATGATCCATTACCGCTCTACATTGACAAAAAGAGCGAATCGCTCCGCTTGTTTCAGCGCATGCGTGATGAGGTGCACCGCTTTGGTATCACTTTTCACCGCAGCCGTCGTGATGCAGCTACCCTTAAAACTGAACTTACCGATGTAAAAGGCCTAGGCCCCATTACCGCTGATAAGTTGCTAACTAAGTTTAAGTCTGTGAAGAAGATTAGAGAGCTTACTGAGTCGGAATTGGTAGCAGAGGTGGGTAAAGCCAAGGCTCGCATCTTACTGGATTACTTCAGCCAGAGTGCGTAG
- a CDS encoding penicillin-binding protein 1A: MAYPATKKAKLTARKPNSSGRFTGITRTFWVLFGAGIVGAILYVLAVSVNFLNLFGRMPNLKTLENPKSELASEIYSADGILMGKYFHENRTPAEYEELPQHLIDALIATEDARFEEHSGIDLKGLGRAAVGIATFRKSGGASTLTQQVAKMLFRTREDLNDGALNDVPGLRMIIIKTKEWIMAVRLERNYTKREILRMYLNTAEYGSNAFGITVAAKTFFNKKPANLKLEEAALLVGVVNGPSWFNPVRNPERSKRRRDWVLSQMNKYHYIDEPTYQKAVARPIALDYKVENQNEGIAPYFRVEVSKVLKAWAKETDHDLYADGLKIYTTIDSRMQKYAEGAVAEHMKLQQKWFDQQWKGQQPWRDENGKVIPNFLNTSIQRTERYKSLTNRFEGNKDSIKYYLNKKYKMKVFTWQGGEKEVLMSPMDSLAYYKRILHSGFMAMNPLNGQVKAWVGGINFKYIKYDHVKQGKRQPGSTFKPFVYVAAIDQGYSPCYQRPDVATTFPAERGRPAYTPKNFEGSYSGRSFTLRQALARSMNSITAWLVKKLEPETIVSYAKRLGITSPIEAVPAVGFGSSDVSIYELAGAYSTFVNKGVWTSPIMVTRIEDKNGNVLRDFTPQTREALSEETAYLMTYMLRGATEEQGGTSIILKNGFKFPYEIGAKTGTTSNYSDGWFMGLTPDLVCGMWVGGEDRSVHFRTGAYGQGSRLALPIYGLFMRKVYADKSIGINTGPFPKPEKPLSIEIDCSRYYGGAQRDTIPYDQKLNQVDLNDLQDQDI; encoded by the coding sequence ATGGCTTACCCCGCCACTAAGAAAGCTAAACTAACTGCACGCAAGCCTAATTCTAGCGGCCGCTTCACGGGTATTACCCGCACCTTCTGGGTGTTATTTGGCGCCGGCATTGTAGGAGCAATTCTGTATGTACTGGCCGTTAGCGTCAACTTCCTGAATTTGTTTGGGCGCATGCCCAACCTCAAGACGCTGGAAAACCCCAAGAGCGAACTGGCGTCTGAAATATACTCGGCCGATGGGATACTGATGGGTAAGTACTTCCACGAAAATCGTACTCCCGCCGAATACGAGGAGCTCCCCCAGCACCTCATTGATGCCCTCATAGCCACTGAAGATGCCCGCTTTGAGGAACACTCCGGTATTGATTTGAAAGGACTAGGCCGCGCTGCCGTGGGTATTGCCACGTTCCGTAAAAGCGGTGGGGCATCTACTCTCACGCAGCAGGTTGCCAAAATGCTCTTCCGCACGCGGGAAGACCTGAACGACGGCGCCTTGAATGATGTGCCTGGCCTACGCATGATCATCATCAAAACGAAGGAATGGATCATGGCTGTGCGGCTGGAACGCAACTACACCAAGCGCGAGATTCTGCGGATGTACCTCAATACCGCTGAGTACGGCTCCAACGCCTTTGGTATCACAGTAGCCGCTAAAACCTTCTTTAATAAGAAACCTGCCAACTTAAAGCTGGAAGAAGCTGCGTTGCTGGTGGGCGTGGTAAACGGACCCTCCTGGTTCAACCCTGTGCGTAACCCCGAGCGCTCCAAGCGCCGGCGCGACTGGGTGCTGAGCCAGATGAACAAGTACCACTACATTGATGAGCCTACTTACCAAAAGGCCGTTGCTAGGCCTATTGCGCTAGACTATAAGGTAGAAAACCAGAACGAAGGTATTGCCCCCTATTTTCGGGTGGAGGTTAGCAAAGTGCTGAAAGCTTGGGCCAAGGAAACCGACCACGATCTGTATGCCGACGGCCTGAAAATTTACACCACCATCGACTCCCGCATGCAGAAGTATGCCGAAGGAGCTGTGGCCGAACACATGAAGCTTCAGCAGAAGTGGTTTGATCAACAATGGAAAGGCCAGCAGCCGTGGCGAGATGAAAACGGTAAAGTCATCCCAAACTTCCTCAATACCAGCATTCAGCGCACCGAGCGGTATAAGTCCTTGACTAACCGCTTCGAGGGCAACAAAGACTCCATCAAGTACTACCTGAACAAGAAGTACAAAATGAAGGTATTCACGTGGCAGGGTGGCGAGAAGGAAGTGCTTATGTCGCCGATGGACTCACTGGCCTACTACAAGCGGATTCTACACTCTGGCTTCATGGCCATGAACCCACTAAACGGACAGGTAAAAGCCTGGGTGGGCGGTATCAACTTTAAGTACATCAAGTACGACCACGTAAAGCAGGGCAAGCGCCAGCCGGGCTCTACGTTCAAGCCTTTCGTGTACGTGGCCGCTATCGACCAGGGCTACTCTCCCTGCTACCAACGCCCCGACGTAGCCACTACTTTTCCCGCGGAGCGAGGGCGCCCGGCTTACACTCCTAAAAATTTCGAGGGCAGCTATTCCGGTCGTTCCTTTACCCTGCGTCAGGCCTTGGCCCGCTCTATGAACTCTATCACGGCGTGGCTGGTCAAGAAGTTGGAGCCTGAAACTATTGTGAGCTATGCCAAGCGCCTAGGTATTACCTCTCCGATTGAAGCTGTACCAGCGGTAGGCTTTGGCTCTTCCGATGTGAGCATCTACGAGTTAGCGGGAGCTTATAGCACCTTCGTAAACAAAGGCGTTTGGACCTCCCCCATAATGGTCACCCGCATTGAGGACAAGAATGGTAACGTGTTGCGCGACTTCACGCCGCAAACACGGGAAGCCCTTAGTGAAGAAACTGCCTACCTGATGACGTATATGTTGCGGGGGGCTACCGAGGAGCAGGGGGGTACTTCCATCATTCTGAAGAATGGCTTCAAATTCCCGTATGAAATAGGAGCTAAAACCGGCACCACCAGTAACTACTCCGACGGCTGGTTTATGGGCCTGACTCCTGACCTAGTGTGTGGCATGTGGGTTGGTGGTGAAGACCGTAGTGTCCATTTCCGCACCGGGGCCTACGGCCAAGGCTCACGCCTAGCACTGCCCATCTACGGCTTATTTATGCGGAAGGTATACGCCGATAAAAGCATTGGCATTAACACTGGTCCGTTTCCTAAACCCGAAAAGCCCCTAAGCATAGAGATTGACTGCTCTCGCTACTACGGCGGCGCTCAGCGCGACACTATTCCGTACGACCAGAAGCTGAACCAAGTAGATTTAAACGATCTGCAGGACCAAGATATTTAA
- the gldN gene encoding gliding motility protein GldN, whose translation MNKFLSFAALTASLALSVAASAQEQATTASSNGSYRPIPNSDIMFRKTIWRAIDLREKQNKPMFSEGREISKVILDAVKRGELQAYRNDSLTSTFSSKEVTSNVSYAEANAGLSDEERAAGFTEDTGADDWGAKPAATKRPKLGANGKPLKDSKGRIIYETVAAAPAKPAAAPSYEYRPKDIYQMELKEDMIFDKKRSRMYHDIKCITLLVPSTLSSNVSGIEKPIGTFKYSDLVRVFRNNPDKAIWFNPQNDAQHKNLADAFELWLFNSYIVKVSNPNDARLSDIYGGEREGILASQQAAADLIEYEYNLWSF comes from the coding sequence ATGAATAAATTCCTCTCCTTCGCCGCTCTGACGGCTAGCCTGGCGCTGTCGGTGGCAGCTTCGGCTCAGGAACAAGCTACCACCGCGAGCAGCAATGGCTCGTATCGTCCAATTCCGAATTCGGATATCATGTTCCGGAAAACGATTTGGCGTGCAATTGACCTGCGTGAGAAGCAGAACAAACCGATGTTCTCTGAAGGCCGGGAAATTAGCAAGGTAATCCTAGACGCAGTAAAGCGAGGTGAGCTGCAGGCTTATCGTAATGATTCACTGACGTCGACCTTCTCCTCTAAAGAAGTTACCTCTAACGTATCGTATGCAGAAGCCAACGCTGGCCTCAGCGACGAGGAAAGGGCTGCTGGTTTCACAGAGGATACTGGAGCCGACGATTGGGGTGCTAAGCCTGCCGCCACCAAGCGCCCGAAGCTTGGTGCTAATGGCAAGCCGTTAAAGGATAGCAAAGGCCGGATCATTTATGAAACTGTGGCCGCTGCTCCAGCTAAACCTGCTGCTGCCCCTAGCTACGAGTATCGCCCCAAGGACATCTATCAGATGGAATTGAAGGAGGATATGATTTTCGACAAGAAACGGTCGAGGATGTATCATGATATCAAGTGCATCACGCTGCTGGTTCCATCGACTTTGAGCTCTAACGTATCGGGCATTGAGAAGCCTATCGGTACGTTCAAGTACAGCGACTTGGTAAGGGTGTTCCGCAACAATCCGGATAAAGCCATTTGGTTTAATCCACAGAACGATGCTCAGCACAAGAACTTGGCAGATGCTTTCGAGCTGTGGTTGTTCAACTCTTACATTGTGAAGGTTTCTAACCCCAATGATGCCCGTCTGTCGGATATCTACGGTGGGGAACGGGAAGGCATCCTGGCGTCGCAGCAAGCTGCCGCAGACCTAATTGAGTACGAGTACAACCTCTGGAGCTTCTAA
- a CDS encoding IS3 family transposase (programmed frameshift), whose amino-acid sequence MQNPKEPHVRRSQRDYSLPFKLAVVGEVGRGELSYKQAQRRYGIQGRSTVLSWCRRYASHFVTSQQADATFLSLARPVELSPEQRIKQLETQLREQKKQFDKQLKDSTDLNLLLRTMLQVVEEDHGIALPKKSFQRVSRLGAEKKLSVQRSCQCYGVSRQGLYQRRQRQARQAQRANAVLAQVRAVRTRLPRLGTRKLYHKIAPLLRVQGVSYGRDALFTLLGQHQLLVPQKRSFTKTTDSHHRFRCHPNLVHDAPPPTAPNQRYVSDITYLPTRQGTVYLSLVTDAFSRRIVGHHVHASLHTAGCLAALAQAVRAAGPAASGGLHHSDRGSQYCSDAYQNALRAAGLRCSMTDGYDCYQNALAERVNGILKDEFLFVLPDDLAQARLLVGQAVHLYNEERPHLALNYLTPNQVHQQAKSPAGKAERGPCLIPVNS is encoded by the exons ATGCAAAACCCGAAAGAGCCGCATGTGCGGCGTAGTCAGCGCGACTACAGTTTGCCCTTTAAGTTGGCCGTGGTGGGCGAAGTCGGCCGCGGCGAACTGAGCTACAAGCAGGCACAGCGGCGCTATGGTATCCAGGGCCGCAGCACCGTGTTGAGCTGGTGCCGGCGCTATGCCAGCCATTTCGTAACTTCTCAGCAGGCTGACGCTACCTTCCTCAGCCTTGCCCGCCCCGTGGAACTGAGTCCCGAACAGCGCATCAAACAGCTGGAAACGCAGCTGCGCGAGCAGAAAAAACAGTTTGACAAGCAGTTGAAGGACAGCACAGACCTGAATCTGCTGTTGCGCACCATGCTGCAAGTGGTGGAGGAGGACCATGGCATCGCCCTGCCAAAAAAGTCTTTCCAGCGG GTTTCCCGCCTGGGGGCCGAAAAAAAGCTAAGCGTGCAGCGCAGCTGCCAGTGCTATGGCGTGAGCCGGCAGGGCCTCTATCAGCGCCGCCAGCGCCAAGCGCGGCAAGCTCAGCGAGCCAACGCCGTGCTGGCGCAGGTGCGGGCCGTACGCACCCGCCTGCCGCGGTTGGGCACGCGCAAGCTCTACCATAAAATTGCTCCGCTACTGCGCGTGCAGGGCGTGAGCTACGGGCGCGATGCGCTCTTCACCCTGCTCGGCCAGCATCAACTGCTGGTGCCCCAAAAACGCAGCTTTACCAAGACCACCGACTCGCATCACCGCTTCCGCTGCCACCCCAACCTGGTCCACGACGCCCCCCCGCCTACGGCGCCCAACCAGCGCTACGTGAGTGACATCACTTACCTGCCCACCCGGCAGGGCACCGTGTACTTGAGCCTGGTCACCGATGCCTTCTCGCGGCGTATCGTGGGCCACCACGTGCACGCCAGCCTGCACACGGCGGGCTGTCTGGCCGCCCTGGCCCAGGCCGTGCGCGCCGCCGGGCCGGCGGCCAGCGGCGGTCTGCATCACTCCGACCGGGGCAGCCAGTACTGCTCCGACGCCTACCAGAATGCCCTGCGCGCCGCCGGGCTGCGCTGCTCGATGACCGACGGCTACGACTGTTACCAGAACGCGCTGGCCGAACGCGTCAACGGCATCCTCAAGGACGAATTCCTCTTCGTGCTGCCCGACGACCTGGCCCAGGCCCGCCTGCTGGTCGGGCAGGCCGTGCACCTGTACAATGAGGAAAGACCCCACCTGGCTCTGAACTACTTAACCCCTAATCAAGTCCATCAGCAAGCGAAAAGCCCCGCCGGAAAAGCCGAGCGGGGCCCTTGCCTTATTCCTGTCAACAGTTAG